Proteins encoded by one window of Channa argus isolate prfri chromosome 1, Channa argus male v1.0, whole genome shotgun sequence:
- the LOC137102209 gene encoding relaxin-3 receptor 1-like, translating into MSNIDFKRLEFILNMLNGCGAGPSCNTSLNFHNKTLYSGLEVDEGWLRVVVSVVYFVVSTAGVLGNLLVMFLLFSTRTITKGTINFFVFNLALAHLLFSLALPFWAVDIALDYSWPFGLATCKAVSLLTGLNVFASCFFLTAMSVTRYCYIATALKPSEPLCGRPCTSLVATAFIWAGALVAAAPRGVFADLRLVGSGNDTACLLRFPDGTAWLGINQLLRVVLGFLLPYAIIILSYLLLLRFLCRHTLKGRNSRAKADISKSVAVVVISFCACWFPYNVLTFWGVLIHLDIVDFSVSFFLAQTYFFPLANCLAFTSSCFNPVIYCLVRKEYRVALHNVLFKLSLAIMSKMPYGIKSEEGTAQDVQLAIPLNNMHSQTSHTDTRNYAPQSTLPTEVST; encoded by the coding sequence atgtcaaacattgaCTTCAAGAGACTGGAGTTCATCCTCAACATGCTAAATGGTTGTGGTGCAGGCCCATCCTGTAATACCTCCCTGAATTTTCACAACAAGACCCTTTACAGTGGACTGGAGGTTGATGAAGGCTGGCTGAGAGTAGTGGTCTCTGTTGTCTACTTTGTGGTGTCTACTGCAGGAGTGTTGGGGAACCTATTAGTGATGTTCCTGCTTTTTTCTACTCGCACCATCACCAAAGGCACCATCAATTTCTTTGTGTTCAACTTAGCCTTGGCTCACCTGCTCTTTTCCCTGGCCTTGCCATTTTGGGCTGTGGACATTGCGTTGGACTACAGCTGGCCTTTTGGTTTGGCCACATGCAAGGCTGTGTCCTTACTCACTGGGCTGAATGTCTTTGCTAGCTGCTTTTTCCTAACAGCCATGAGTGTGACCCGCTACTGCTATATTGCAACTGCGCTCAAACCCAGTGAGCCCTTGTGCGGCAGACCGTGCACTTCTTTGGTCGCCACAGCTTTTATCTGGGCTGGTGCACTTGTAGCAGCAGCACCCCGAGGTGTGTTTGCAGACCTGAGGCTCGTGGGCAGTGGCAATGACACAGCATGCCTGCTCCGCTTCCCAGATGGTACAGCCTGGCTGGGAATAAATCAGCTGCTGCGAGTAGTGCTGGGATTTTTGCTGCCCTACGCCATCATCATCCTGTCCTACCTGCTCCTGCTGCGCTTTCTGTGCCGTCACACGCTGAAAGGCAGAAACTCTCGGGCAAAGGCTGACATTTCAAAGTCTGTGGCAGTGGTGGTAATTTCATTCTGCGCCTGCTGGTTCCCGTACAATGTCCTCACCTTTTGGGGTGTCCTGATCCACCTTGACATTGTTGACTTCAGCGTCTCGTTTTTCTTGGCTCAAACGTACTTTTTCCCTCTGGCTAACTGCTTGGCTTTCACCAGCAGCTGCTTCAACCCTGTCATCTACTGCCTGGTTAGAAAAGAATACCGTGTGGCTCTCCACAATGTGCTCTTCAAATTGAGCCTGGCTATAATGTCCAAGATGCCCTATGGCATTAAATCTGAGGAGGGAACAGCGCAAGATGTGCAACTGGCCATTCCTCTCAACAATATGCACAGCCAAACAAGCCATACTGACACAAGGAATTATGCACCACAGTCAACACTTCCAACAGAAGTTTCCACATAG